Proteins from one Sabethes cyaneus chromosome 2, idSabCyanKW18_F2, whole genome shotgun sequence genomic window:
- the LOC128738980 gene encoding uncharacterized protein LOC128738980 codes for MGNGMNKVMPGLYVGNYRDSKDYQQLDRFQITHIVSIHDSPRRFHPDKHYLCVMAADTPDQNLSQYFSVCNDFIHAARLKDGNVLIHCLAGMSRSVTVAVAYIMSVTPLSWKEALKVVRAGRAIANPNLGFQNQLQEFETSKLLEERKRLKERFPSLALEENDRQQCFVALDNFEILLENKGVCEGQCKFGKDCPTGICRSESRGLRRKASPPSPKKQYNLSSSPSTSSQLSVRGSTAPQSCPTSPRFSKAAAGQNSPSNPRSAGDYAAEIDIGELGELRRSSSIVSTFRPRSSPAGLYSYTGSAPPSIHGSRVDLAGNAKNTGSAIYLGTSSPSGAASPGVSRRVSLRSTPKSTPKSTPKSTPDSSPKPSPKRTVSVKAPSKPPAANTNTGSTVKLDCIDTSPSPSSSASPAKKSGSSKSTTTTATTKPTVTSVSSSVSSSSTDAIANTNSTTTSSSNSTKPTVKTSSSKQSSALVEKTNTAKSSKK; via the exons ATGGGTAATGGAATGAACAAG GTTATGCCGGGATTGTACGTTGGCAATTACCGGGACTCGAAAGACTATCAGCAGTTAGATCGTTTTCAAATCACGCACATCGTCTCAATACATGATAGCCCGCGGCGATTTCATCCG GACAAACACTACCTCTGTGTGATGGCCGCCGACACGCCGGACCAAAACCTGTCGCAGTACTTCTCGGTGTGCAACGATTTCATTCACGCCGCCCGGCTCAAGGATGGCAACGTGCTGATCCACTGTCTGGCCGGCATGTCCCGCTCGGTCACGGTGGCCGTTGCCTACATCATGTCCGTGACGCCGCTCAGCTGGAAGGAGGCCCTGAAGGTGGTGCGCGCTGGTCGCGCCATTGCCAACCCGAACCTCGGCTTCCAGAACCAGCTGCAGGAGTTCGAAACAAGCAAATTGTTGGAG GAACGAAAGCGCCTCAAAGAACGCTTTCCTAGCTTAGCTTTGGAAGAAAATGATAGACAGCAATGTTTTGTAGCTTTAGACAATTTCGAAATTTTGCTAGAAAATAAAGGTGTTTGTGAAGGCCAGTGCAAGTTTGGTAAAGACTGTCCTACAG GAATCTGCCGGTCGGAGTCGCGCGGTCTCCGCCGGAAGGCAAGCCCACCGTCGCCGAAAAAGCAATACAACCTGTCATCGTCGCCGTCGACGTCGTCGCAGCTGTCGGTGCGGGGTTCCACGGCGCCCCAGTCCTGCCCGACGTCTCCACGTTTCTCGAAAGCCGCCGCTGGACAGAATAGTCCCAGTAATCCTCGCTCGGCAGGAGACTATGCGGCCGAAATCGATATCGGTGAGTTGGGCGAACTGCGGCGCAGTTCCAGCATCGTCAGTACGTTCCGACCGCGGAGTAGTCCGGCGGGTTTGTACTCGTACACGG GCTCGGCACCACCCTCCATCCACGGTTCCCGAGTCGATTTGGCAGGTAATGCCAAAAACACCGGCTCGGCCATTTATCTCGGGACCAGCAGTCCCTCTGGAGCAGCTTCTCCAGGTGTAAGCCGTCGCGTTAGTCTAAGATCAACACCAAAATCTACACCAAAGTCTACACCGAAGTCCACGCCGGACTCATCACCAAAGCCTTCGCCGAAACGGACCGTTTCGGTGAAAGCACCATCCAAGCCGCCAGCGGCTAACACTAATACCGGTAGTACTGTTAAACTTGACTGCATCGACACTAGCCCCAGTCCCAGTAGTAGCGCTTCTCCAGCCAAGAAAAGTGGCAGCTCAAAAAGTACTACTACAACCGCCACAACAAAGCCAACCGTCACATCCGTAAGTTCTTCTGTCAGTAGTAGCAGCACTGATGCTATTGCAAACACCAATAGCACAACAactagcagcagcaacagcaccaAACCAACTGTCAAAACATCCTCATCGAAGCAATCGTCGGCTTTGGTAGAGAAAACCAACACCGCAAAAAGTAGCAAAAAATGA